The proteins below are encoded in one region of Anaerosporomusa subterranea:
- the mce gene encoding methylmalonyl-CoA epimerase, whose amino-acid sequence MSFKILHVDHIGIAVKDLAGIKDVFTKIGMTPKPEDEVVEEQKVKVSFFPAGDCELEFLESTTEDGPIAKFIAGNNGRSGIQHVALCVDDIEAAIADMNEKGIAMIDKTPRYGAGGAKIAFLHPKATGGILVELCQH is encoded by the coding sequence ATGTCATTTAAGATTCTACATGTTGACCACATCGGCATTGCGGTAAAAGATCTCGCAGGTATTAAAGATGTGTTCACAAAAATCGGCATGACTCCGAAACCCGAAGATGAGGTTGTTGAGGAACAAAAAGTTAAAGTCAGCTTTTTCCCTGCTGGCGATTGCGAACTTGAATTCCTTGAGTCGACTACAGAAGATGGCCCGATTGCTAAATTCATCGCCGGCAACAATGGCCGCAGTGGCATTCAACACGTTGCTCTTTGTGTTGATGACATCGAAGCAGCAATTGCCGACATGAACGAAAAGGGCATCGCCATGATCGACAAAACCCCGCGCTACGGTGCTGGTGGCGCGAAAATCGCCTTCCTGCATCCGAAGGCAACTGGCGGCATTCTCGTCGAACTCTGCCAGCATTAA